A single window of Oreochromis aureus strain Israel breed Guangdong linkage group 5, ZZ_aureus, whole genome shotgun sequence DNA harbors:
- the wnt4 gene encoding protein Wnt-4a encodes MTEEYVLRCVLMLCCALLSANASNWLYLAKLSSVGSIRDEETCERLRGLIQRQVQICKRSVEVMDAVRRGAQLAIDECQFQFRNRRWNCSTLESMPVFGKVVTQGTREAAFVYAISAASVAFAVTRACSSGELEKCGCDHNVHGVSPEGFQWSGCSDNIAYGVAFSQSFVDVRERSKGQSSSRALMNLHNNEAGRKAILSHMRVECKCHGVSGSCEVKTCWKAMPPFRKVGNIIKEKFDGATEVEQRKVGTTKILVPRNSQFKPHTDEDLVYLEPSPDFCDYDPRTPGMLGTVGRQCNRTSKAIDGCELMCCGRGFQTQEVEVVDRCSCKFHWCCYVKCKQCRKMVEIHTCR; translated from the exons GTACCTCGCCAAGCTGTCATCAGTGGGGAGCATCAGGGACGAGGAGACGTGCGAGAGGTTACGAGGCCTGATCCAGAGACAG GTTCAGATCTGTAAGCGCAGCGTGGAGGTGATGGATGCGGTGCGTCGTGGAGCCCAGCTGGCTATAGATGAGTGTCAGTTTCAGTTTCGCAACCGTCGATGGAACTGCTCCACTCTGGAGTCGATGCCTGTGTTTGGGAAAGTGGTCACGCAAG GCACCCGTGAAGCAGCCTTTGTGTATGCCATCTCAGCAGCCAGTGTGGCGTTTGCGGTCACGAGGGCCTGCAGCAGCGGGGAGCTGGAAAAATGTGGTTGTGACCACAATGTACATGGAGTCAGTCCAGAGG GGTTCCAGTGGTCAGGCTGCAGCGATAACATTGCATATGGAGTGGCCTTCTCTCAGTCCTTTGTCGATGTGAGGGAGAGGAGTAAAGGCCAGTCCTCCAGTCGGGCTCTCATGAATCTGCACAACAACGAGGCCGGCAGAAAG GCCATCCTGTCTCACATGCGCGTGGAGTGCAAATGCCACGGCGTCTCAGGCTCCTGTGAGGTGAAGACCTGCTGGAAAGCCATGCCACCATTTCGCAAGGTGGGCAACATCATCAAGGAGAAGTTTGACGGCGCTACCGAGGTAGAGCAGCGGAAGGTGGGCACGACCAAAATCCTAGTTCCTCGCAATTCCCAGTTCAAACCTCACACGGATGAAGACCTGGTCTACCTGGAACCAAGTCCAGATTTTTGCGATTACGATCCACGCACACCAGGGATGCTGGGCACGGTGGGTCGCCAGTGTAACCGAACGTCCAAGGCCATCGACGGCTGTGAGCTGATGTGCTGCGGCCGTGGCTTCCAGAcacaggaggtggaggtggtggacAGGTGCAGCTGTAAGTTCCACTGGTGCTGTTACGTCAAATGCAAACAGTGCCGTAAAATGGTGGAGATTCACACGTGCCGGTGA